The DNA region TTCTGCATATACTTTCAACTCTATTCCAGGATACTGAATTTATTTTGTACCCCACTCAAACTGTCCTCCAGACAGACCTTTAGTTGTAAGCAAATTTTACTGGCCCACTGACAACAATGTCAATCATGGAAATCTAAAAGCCACCCAAACAGTCATGCTGTTCCTTGCCTAAGATTATGCTTCCAACAATACCAATCCCTGCCAAATCCATGCTTCCTGGGCTGATTTTTTGTGTGGGTCAGAAGaaactggggtgggggagagaatcTAAAAGGCAATGAACATTGGGGTAAGATCTTTCTACATTAGTGGTATTTCATTGAGTTAGTGCAGTACCAGAACCAAATTTCCTATTTCCCAGGGAACATTTTTCATACTGCCACCCCTTCCAAAAAGGGAACTcagaatcataaaaatatttgttactaTTTATTATGTACTTACTATGAGAAAGGCACTGTGTTAAGTATcttagaaagtttttttaaatcctcACAACTCATGAGGTATTATTCTCTCCATTTTACAtaaactgagatttaaaaaaacactcaTAAGGTACCCAAATCATAGTTTTgctccattttcttcttaatatttttcttgctctgctctttgcaaaaaaaaaaaagtagtattttAAACATGGCATCTATTTTACTAACTTgtcattaaataaatttgtttctaccaagctagatttttttttccccaaagtccttcaattattctttttctttcccaactGGCCTGAATCAACTCTGAGATACCTCAAGAACAACACTTACGCccctcattttagagatgaggctCCAAAGAACCAGAAGCCTTAGGTGAATCCTTTTTCACAATCTCTTCAAAGGCAATTCAAAAATCAAGTGTTCCACCAGATCCATCCAGCTTACACTAAACTGCCACCAACTctacagagaaaatagaaaacattaagtatgaattccttctatttttctctgCCTTAATCTCTTCTAAACTTATCTTTAGCCATATTCTTTTGAGTCAGAGAAAAATGCTAATGTGTTCTGGGTCCCACTTCTTCCTATCTATTCCAAGTTGTTACTCCACCAATGAGTTATCAtctcatttttcaatttcttcaacTTGTCCCTCTCTGATAGCTGATTTCCTTCAGGGGAACAACATGCATATGCAGCATGTATTTGCTTCCACCTGAAAACAGAAGGGGGGGAGGACTCAACTTTTATCTCACTTTCTTCATTAGCTACTACTGCTGTTTTCTCCTGCTGAATTAAGCTCCTTGAAAGTATAATTTAGCCTAGATGCCTCCATTAACTTATCTCTTATTCACTGAAACATGGATTCTGCCCTGATTGTTGCACAAAAACTGTTTCTCCCTAAGGTCATTTATGAGCTCTTAAGCCCTAgagctaaattatatttttcaattatcaAATCTTCATCCTGATCTAAGCTTTTTCTTGACTCTAGTATGCAAATGAGCTGGACTCCAAAACTCATGCTCTTAAGCATTATGTGCTACTGCTTGGAGTTAAATATACTGAAATCCATCctgttttccttctctatttcagcctgtcataaaattaataaattataaatctcCTCAATACTTCTAAAAGCAGTTTCTTATTGGTGACTGCTAAACATCCAATTtggaaactttattttaaaatataacctgGATTTCCTCCTTAAAAGCAGGCTTATAACATGTTACAGGAAATAATCATCTCTCTTCCATGACCTTTCACGGACATACTCAATATCACTTTAGAGTTACAGAATTTCGGAAGTGAAAGGGAGtaacattttatagatgagaaacagAGGGTGAGTCTTTTACTCATTCTTAACCTAGCACAAGGAATACAAGGTAATCAATAGTATATATCTGTGGGGGGCagttataaatatttactaattatcTGTAAAGGTCTGTTTCTGCACTTTCCATATGGCTCGATTTTAGATTTTAAACAGGCTCTCTTTTGTACGACGAAAGCATTGAATAAATTCGCAACTATCATTAGCATCCAAGAAACGACTTCTTCTTGCCCTCCAAAGTCCGTGGTGCTGACCCTTCTTCGCCCCTACTAAATCCTTCCTTCGCCATGCAAGGAAATCAGGTCGTCAGTTCCCACACTCACCTCTGAGAGATGTCTCAACTATTAGGGCCCAGGTAGTTTCCCCTCAGACTGAAAGAGTGGGAGAAAGGTGACAACCCGCTCTCCCCTACACACGCTGTCACTGAGGTAGCAGGGTGTCTTCTTGAGGAAACGTAATTCGGATAATTATAGAAAGGTCATTCACAGTTGAACTCTAAAACAAGTAACACCCTCCTCAATCCTGATTGGAGAGCTGCACTCTTCCCGGAAGTGACGTAACTCGTACATGAGGGGGTGACCTGGAGGAGGGGTAGTTTTCGGTACCGAGGGGCGTGAGATCTGTACTAAAGAACAGCAGAGCGGTTCACGAGTGTGACGGAAGCCGTTCCTGAGTTTCTCCTGACCATGGGCCCGCGGAGCCGGGAGCGGCGGGCAGGAGCAGTACAGAGTACCAATGACAGCAGCGCTCTCAGCAAGAGTTCCCTAGCCGCGCGTGGGTACGTGCAGGACGCCTTCGTCTCGCTGTTGGTTCCGGGGACCGCGCGCCGCGCGCCGCTTATTCACAGAGGTTACTACGTCCGTGCGCGCGCGGTGCGGCATTGTGTACACGCCTTTCTGAGGCGAGCGTGCGCGTACCCTGAGGCGCCTCGCTCGCAGATCTTGTCTTTGGGCGCGGGTTCTGACTCTCTGTATTTCTGCCTCAAAACCGATGGCCTCCTGGCCAGGGCTGCAGTATGGGAAGTGGATTTCCCGGATGTGGCGCGGCGCAAAGCCGAGAGAATTGCAGAGACACCGGAACTGTGCGCGTTAACTGGGCCTTTCCAGAGGGGCAGTCCCGCGTCCGTGCTGTGCTTTGAGAGCTTGGACTACCACATCCTGGGCTTGGACCTAAGGCAGCTCCAGGAATTGGATGAGGCCCTGGCCTCCGCGGGCTTGGACGTGACCACACCCACTCTGCTCCTGGCCGAGGCGGTGCTGACCTACCTCGAGCCGGTTAGTGCTGCCTCCCTCATTGCCTGGGCAGCCCGACGTTTTCCTGATGCCCTTTTTGTGGTCTATGAGCAAATGAAGCCTCAAGATGCATTTGGGCAGTTCATGCTGCAACACTTTCAGCAGCTGAATTCCCCCCTTCATGGCCTGGACAGCTTTCCAGATGTGGAGGCCCAGCGGTGCCGCTTCCTTCAAGCTGGCTGGACTGCCTGTAGTGCCATGGACATGAATGAATTCTATCACTGCTTTCTCCCCGCAGAGGAACGCTGGCGGATAGAAAATCTTGAACCCTTTGATGAGTTTGAGGAGTGGCATCTTAAGTGTGCCCACTACTTCGTTTTGGCAGCCTCTAGGGGAGACACCCTGTCCCAGACTCTGGTGTTTCCACCCGCAGAGGTATTTCCTCGAGTAGATCCTGCTTCACCTTCAGGAGTCTTCGATGCCAGAATAGTCACTAATGACAATCAGGGCTCAACTCTTAAAACATTCGGCCATGCTTCTGTCCTCCTGAGCTCTGGCATTATTCTCAGTGCAGGAGGATTTGGAGAACAGAAGAGGCGGCACTGCAGAGTGAACAAGTTTCACTTGCTGTCAAGAAATAGTGACTCTGAATGGAAAGGCTTCCATATAGACAGTTGTGGGACGGGAACCCAGTGGGATGGACGTCTTTATCACACCATGACAAGACTTTCAGATACTCAGGTTTTGGTTCTGGGAGGGAGACTGTCCCCAGTAAATCCAGCCTTGAGCCCTCTacagattcatttatttaaaaatgaagataatagcaCTGAGAGCCTGAATGTGACAGTAACAAGGGCTGGTCCAGGAAATTTCACTTTGTCTTGTTGGCGGCATTCAACAACTGAAGTGTCCTATAAGAATCAGAaatatttgtttgtatatggGGGTCGAAGTGTGCTAGAACCTGTACTAAGTGACTGGCATTTCTTGCATGTAGGGACAATGGCTTCGGTCAAGATCCCGGTGGAAGGGGAAGCACCTGAAGCTAGGCATTCCCACAGTGCCTGCAGTTGGCAAGGGGGAGCCCTTATTGCTGGAGGTCTTGGGGCTTCTGAGGAGCCATTGAACTCTGTACTCTTTCTGAGGCCAATCTCTTGTGGATTTCTCTGGGAATCAATAGATATCCAACCTCCTATTACCCCAAGGTACTCCCACACAGCTCATGTACTCAATGAAAAGCTTCTACTGGTAGGAGGGATCTGGATTCATTCTTCCTTAGTCCCGGGAGTGACTGTTGTCAATTTGACTACAGGATTGAGCTCTGAGTATCAGATTGACACAACATGTGTGCCGCGGCCATTAATGTTACACAACCATACTAGCATCCTCCTTCCTGAAGAGCAACAGCTCTTGCTCCTTGGAGGT from Ictidomys tridecemlineatus isolate mIctTri1 chromosome 5, mIctTri1.hap1, whole genome shotgun sequence includes:
- the Lcmt2 gene encoding tRNA wybutosine-synthesizing protein 4 encodes the protein MGPRSRERRAGAVQSTNDSSALSKSSLAARGYVQDAFVSLLVPGTARRAPLIHRGYYVRARAVRHCVHAFLRRACAYPEAPRSQILSLGAGSDSLYFCLKTDGLLARAAVWEVDFPDVARRKAERIAETPELCALTGPFQRGSPASVLCFESLDYHILGLDLRQLQELDEALASAGLDVTTPTLLLAEAVLTYLEPVSAASLIAWAARRFPDALFVVYEQMKPQDAFGQFMLQHFQQLNSPLHGLDSFPDVEAQRCRFLQAGWTACSAMDMNEFYHCFLPAEERWRIENLEPFDEFEEWHLKCAHYFVLAASRGDTLSQTLVFPPAEVFPRVDPASPSGVFDARIVTNDNQGSTLKTFGHASVLLSSGIILSAGGFGEQKRRHCRVNKFHLLSRNSDSEWKGFHIDSCGTGTQWDGRLYHTMTRLSDTQVLVLGGRLSPVNPALSPLQIHLFKNEDNSTESLNVTVTRAGPGNFTLSCWRHSTTEVSYKNQKYLFVYGGRSVLEPVLSDWHFLHVGTMASVKIPVEGEAPEARHSHSACSWQGGALIAGGLGASEEPLNSVLFLRPISCGFLWESIDIQPPITPRYSHTAHVLNEKLLLVGGIWIHSSLVPGVTVVNLTTGLSSEYQIDTTCVPRPLMLHNHTSILLPEEQQLLLLGGGGNCFSFGTYFNPHTVTLDISSLSVGQ